A single Pan troglodytes isolate AG18354 chromosome X, NHGRI_mPanTro3-v2.0_pri, whole genome shotgun sequence DNA region contains:
- the TGIF2LX gene encoding homeobox protein TGIF2LX (The RefSeq protein has 1 substitution compared to this genomic sequence): protein MEAAADGPAETQSPVQKDSPAKTQSPAQDTSIMSRNNADTGRVLALPEHKKKRKGNLPAESVKVLRDWMYKHRFKAYPSEEEKQMLSEKTNLSLLQISNWFINARRRILPDMLQQHRNDPIIGHKTGKDAHATHLQSTEASVPAKSGPSGPDNVQSLPLWPLPKGQMSREKQPDPESAPSQKLTGIAQPKKKVKVSITSPSSPELVSPEEYADFSSFLLLVDAAVQRAAELELEKKQEPNP, encoded by the coding sequence ATGGAGGCCGCTGCGGACGGCCCGGCTGAGACCCAAAGCCCGGTGCAAAAAGACAGCCCGGCGAAGACCCAAAGCCCAGCCCAAGACACCTCAATCATGTCGAGAAATAACGCAGATACAGGCAGAGTTCTTGCCTTACCAGAGCACAAGAAGAAGCGCAAGGGAAACTTGCCAGCCGAGTCCGTTAAGATCCTCCGCGACTGGATGTATAAGCATCGGTTTAAGGCCTACCCTTCAGAagaagagaagcaaatgctgtCAGAGAAGACCAATTTGTCTTTGTTGCAGATTTCTAACTGGTTTATCAATGCTCGCAGACGCATTCTCCCGGATATGCTTCAACAGCATAGAAACGACCCCATCATTGGCCACAAAACGGGCAAAGATGCCCATGCCACCCACCTGCAGAGCACCGAGGCGTCTGTGCCGGCCAAGTCAGGGCCCAGTGGTCCAGACAATGTACAAAGCCTGCCCCTGTGGCCCTTGCCAAAGGGCCAGATGTCAAGAGAGAAGCAACCAGATCCGGAGTCGGCCCCTAGCCAGAAGCTCACCGGAATAGCCCAGCCAAAGAAAAAGGTCAAGGTTTCTATCACATCCCCGTCTTCTCCAGAACTTGTGTCTCCAGAGGAGTACGCCGACTTCAGCAGCTTCCTGCTGCTAGTCGATGCAGCAGTACAAAGGGCTGCCGAGCTGGAGCTAGAGAAGAAGCAAGAGCCTAATCCATGA
- the TGIF2LX gene encoding homeobox protein TGIF2LX isoform X1, translating into MEAAADGPAETQSPVQKDSPAKTQSPAQDTSIMSRNNADTGRVLALPEHKKKRKGNLPAESVKILRDWMYKHRFKAYPSEEEKQMLSEKTNLSLLQISNWFINARRRILPDMLQQHRNDPIIGHKTGKDAHATHLQSTEASVPAKSGPSGPDNVQSLPLWPLPKGQMSREKQPDPESAPSQKLTGIAQPKKKVKVSITSPSSPELVSPEEYADFSSFLLLVDAAVQRAAELELEKKQEPNP; encoded by the coding sequence ATGGAGGCCGCTGCGGACGGCCCGGCTGAGACCCAAAGCCCGGTGCAAAAAGACAGCCCGGCGAAGACCCAAAGCCCAGCCCAAGACACCTCAATCATGTCGAGAAATAACGCAGATACAGGCAGAGTTCTTGCCTTACCAGAGCACAAGAAGAAGCGCAAGGGAAACTTGCCAGCCGAGTCCGTTAAGATCCTCCGCGACTGGATGTATAAGCATCGGTTTAAGGCCTACCCTTCAGAagaagagaagcaaatgctgtCAGAGAAGACCAATTTGTCTTTGTTGCAGATTTCTAACTGGTTTATCAATGCTCGCAGACGCATTCTCCCGGATATGCTTCAACAGCATAGAAACGACCCCATCATTGGCCACAAAACGGGCAAAGATGCCCATGCCACCCACCTGCAGAGCACCGAGGCGTCTGTGCCGGCCAAGTCAGGGCCCAGTGGTCCAGACAATGTACAAAGCCTGCCCCTGTGGCCCTTGCCAAAGGGCCAGATGTCAAGAGAGAAGCAACCAGATCCGGAGTCGGCCCCTAGCCAGAAGCTCACCGGAATAGCCCAGCCAAAGAAAAAGGTCAAGGTTTCTATCACATCCCCGTCTTCTCCAGAACTTGTGTCTCCAGAGGAGTACGCCGACTTCAGCAGCTTCCTGCTGCTAGTCGATGCAGCAGTACAAAGGGCTGCCGAGCTGGAGCTAGAGAAGAAGCAAGAGCCTAATCCATGA